From the Paramormyrops kingsleyae isolate MSU_618 chromosome 7, PKINGS_0.4, whole genome shotgun sequence genome, one window contains:
- the purbb gene encoding transcriptional regulator protein Pur-beta, which produces MADGDSGSERGGSSGGGGGSGFQHFQREQETQELASKRLDIQNKRFYLDVKQNSKGRFIKIAEVGAGGSKSRLTLSMSVAAEFRDYLGDFIEHYAQLGPSSPEQIAQSSGGEDGGPRRALKSEFLVRENRKYYLDLKENQRGRFLRIRQTINRGPGFGVGGPGGGMQAGQTIALPAQGLIEFRDALAKLIDDYGGDDEELTGGAAAGGYGELPEGTSIMVDSKRFFFDVGSNKYGVFLRVSEVKPSYRNSITIPFKAWGKFGGAFCRYAEEMKEIQERQRDKMYERREESEGEDVDDD; this is translated from the coding sequence ATGGCGGATGGAGACAGCGGGAGCGAGCGCGGTGGAAGCAGTGGAGGCGGGGGTGGCAGCGGCTTCCAGCATTTCCAGAGGGAGCAGGAAACCCAGGAACTGGCGTCCAAGAGGCTCGACATCCAGAACAAGCGCTTCTACCTGGACGTGAAGCAGAATTCGAAGGGCAGGTTCATCAAGATAGCGGAGGTCGGAGCCGGGGGCTCCAAGAGCCGTCTGACCCTCTCCATGTCCGTGGCGGCCGAGTTCCGCGACTATCTTGGGGACTTCATTGAACACTACGCCCAGCTTGGGCCGAGCAGCCCGGAGCAGATCGCGCAGTCCTCCGGGGGCGAGGACGGCGGGCCGCGTCGGGCCCTGAAGAGCGAGTTCTTGGTCCGAGAGAATCGAAAATACTACCTCGATCTGAAGGAGAACCAGCGGGGAAGGTTTCTCCGGATCCGACAGACGATCAATCGCGGGCCCGGCTTCGGGGTAGGGGGCCCCGGAGGCGGCATGCAGGCCGGGCAGACGATCGCCCTGCCGGCGCAGGGCTTGATAGAGTTCCGAGACGCCCTGGCCAAGCTGATAGATGATTATGGCGGGGACGACGAGGAGCTGACAGGCGGCGCCGCCGCCGGGGGCTACGGCGAGCTCCCGGAGGGCACATCGATCATGGTGGACTCCAAGCGCTTCTTCTTTGATGTCGGGTCCAACAAATACGGCGTGTTCCTGAGAGTCAGTGAGGTGAAGCCGAGCTACAGGAACTCCATCACGATTCCCTTCAAAGCGTGGGGCAAGTTCGGCGGCGCGTTTTGCCGGTACGCCGAAGAGATGAAGGAGATCCAGGAGAGGCAGAGGGATAAAATGTACGAGCGGAGAGAGGAGTCGGAAGGGGAGGACGTGGACGACGACTGA